The window ACTATTACTACATCTAAAGTTATAGATGCCTATCCCAGTGCCTCGGTTGACGGCCAGGGGAACCATTTTTACGGCAATATTAACATTACCTATAGTTACAGTGGCGGCAGCGGAAATATTTATGATGGTAACCCTCAATTTTTGCATCAACTGTTTTACAGCACCATATCAAACTCGTTAATGAAAACCGATTCTATGTTTCAATTCAATTATGACGATGCAAAGAAACACCTTACTACAGTACTTGCACCTGGTAACGGATCGCAGGACGCCCTGGGTTTTACGCTTTTCAGGACCGAACTCGTTTTTGCTTATGATGCCAACGACAACGTAAGCCAGGTGAAAATTATATATGATTACTCTAAAAAAACTGTTGTTTACCCATCCGGTGAAAGCCGGACAGATTATATACAAAAATCTGACGAAACACTTAATATTACTTATGACGACAAACCTTCGCCATACACCGCTATCACCAAATATTGGAAATTTATAGGCAACGATTTTGGCGGCTATGGCGCATACAACCTGGATAAGCTTCGTTTTTGGTTAGGTCGTTGCGCAATCCTAAGCAAAAACAACCCAATCAAAATTACCGGCAAACTGATAACGGTTGGCGGCCAGCCGGCAGCTACCATTAACTCAACCATTACCTACCAGTACAACGACAAGAATTTCCCGGTTAGCATGGCACTTGATGGCTCGGGCATAAACGCTTTTACTTACAACTGCAAATAGATTTCGTTTAACGCACCGCTGTCACATAAATAACCACAGCGTATTGTATCATCTTGTAAATTATTTGACATAATGGCAAATATATTTCTCTATTAAGCGACCATCCTGCTGATAATTTACGCCTGGGTTAATTATGCAACAAAATCAAAAGGATATGCAACAAACTCGAAAGAATTTTTCAGCCAATTTATGTCCCTTTGATTTCCTGGAAAGCTTTAGTATTAAAGAACAAACCTACTACCTATGAAAAAAACTTTTAAATCGGAAATTTACCGCTTTGCGGCGGGTACTTTAAAACTTATAAAAATAGCTGCATTTGCTGGCATCCTGCTTTTCGCCGGCTGTGGTAAAGAGTCGGCCCCGGCAACCAAAACAGACAACGGAACTGGGACCGGAACCGGAACCGGAACGGGAACGGGTACTGGTACCGGAAGCGGAAGCGGAAGCGGAACCGTAGTTGATACTCTTACCCCCAGCAAAATTGCTGTAACTGTTTTAGATGATGAAGTAAATACCTTTATGACCACTTATAACGTGCCGTCAGTATCTGTGGCCATCACCAAAGGAGAAAAATTGGTTTACCTGAAAGCGTACGGCACCAGCGATAAATCTAACGGCACCAAGGCGATGATCAGCGATCGTTACCGTTTAGCCAGCCTTTCAAAACAGTTCACGTCGGTGGCTATTATGAAATTGCTTGATCAGGGTAAAATAAAGCTGGACGACAAAGTATTTGGCGATGGTGCTTTATTGGGTAAAACCTATGGTACAAAAGCCTACGGTGCGCACATTACCGATATTACTGTTGATGAACTGCTGCATCATACATCCGGAGGCTGGGGTAATACAGTTAACGACCCAATGTTCAGTAACCCGGGGATGACAGCGGCACAACTCATCACCTGGACCTTAGATAACCGCCCGCTTGACCATGTACCAGGCACAAACTACGACTACTCCAACTTTGGCTATTGCATATTAGGCCGCGTGATAGAAAAAATTACCAGTCAAACTTATGAAGAAGCTGTAAAAACATTGGTGTTAACACCAATAGGAATTACCGATATGACGATTGGCGGTAACACGTTTGTCCAGAAACTACCTAAAGAAGTTACTTATTACGGCCAGAGTGGCGAAGACCCCTATGCCTACAACATCAGCAGAATGGACTCGCACGGGGGATGGGTTGCCACAGCTGCCGACCTGGCCAGGTTCCTGGTATATATTGATAAATTTCCGGTACGAACAGATATTCTTTCTTCAACAGCGTTGACAACCATGTATACAGGCTCGACAGCTAATGCGGCTTATGGATGCGGATGGGCTATTGCCGGCAAAAACTATTTTCACCAGGGAAGTTTACCCGGTACAGCCACAGAGCAGGCCCGGCTGGATAACGGGTTTAACTTTGTGATTTTGACCAATACACGCAGTTTTAAAGTCAATTTTGACAATGACTTAGACCAGATATTCTGGAAAGCTTACGCCAAAAATCCAACCTGGGCCACTGATGACTTATTCATTAAATAAAATCGGAGATGAATAAAGTTAGAATATTATACAACATAAATTTTTGGCTATTAATGTTTTTCACAAACATAGCGGCTTTTGCACAGGATAAAAATGAAACCGGGCGGCTTGCCGCAACTAATGAAAACCATCAACTACTTACAAGCATTACCGGCTCATGGATATTTACCGGAAAGCATACTTTCGCAGGTAGTAAACATAAACCCATTGAATTTGCCGGCAGTATGGTAAGAAAGGCATTGTGGGATAACCGGTACTTTACATCGGAAGTTACCGGCCAGGATATCCCTATGCCTTGGTCGAACGGAAAGTTGGTTACTTTACATGAAATGACTACTGAAGGATACGATAATGTGAAAGGAAAATTTATAAGCGCCTACATTAACAATGAATTTGAAACAGGTATTATTCTGTTGGAGGGCAGCTACGACCCCGGCACAAAGATAATTACCTATGATGGCGAAACGCTATCTCCTCCAAGAGGCGATGCGCCTGCCGGTGCCATGCGCAAATTTCATGTGCTTCTTAAATTTATAAATGATAGTCATTATACTCTTGAATGGCATGAAAGCATTGGTGGAAAAGAACTTTTTGATACCGTGCTAAATTTTACCCGGCAATAAACAGTAAACCTTTAAATAAAACACGATCATGAAACGCAATACTTTCCTTCAAATACTCTCTGTAACAAGCGCTGTTTTAGCCAGCCCGGTTAGCCTAATTGCCAAAAGTTATACCATGCTCAGAGAAAAGGCCGGCTATAAAATAGATGCCGGGACCGATCGCTTTCAGAAGCCTATCAACCTGTTTGATGGAGATACGTTTTACACCAAAGTATCCACCAAAGACACCGATGGCGATTTATACGTGTATGAATCATCACGCGTAAAAAAAGGAGGACCAAACCTCCATCTTCATTATAACCAGGATGAATGGTGGTACATTTTAGAAGGTGAGTTTGTGATAAAAGTGGGCGATAAAATGCACCATGTTAAGCCGGGCGATAGCGTGTTTGGCCCGCGTGGAGTGCCGCATGCATTTTCGAAGGTTGGAGAAGGTGTAGGGCGTATGCTCACTACATTCCAGCCGGCTGGTAAAATGGAAGAGTGTTTTATAGCCATAAGCGAAGGACAAATGAAAGGCAAACCCGAAGCCGAGCAGGACGAATTCAGGAAACAACACGGCTTTGAGCGGGTTGGGCCGCCAATTGACATACTGAAAGCCTTTTAATTACAACCACTTACCGTAGTAATAAATAGTTATGAAATTCAATAGTTTTAAGTTAGTAATAGTTGGGATGTGCTGGCTGTATGGTTTTAAAGCCTACAGCCAGCAAACAGACACCACCCGGGAAAACCCGCAGATCAGGCAACTGATTAAAAATTACGAAGACGCCTGGAACCGCCACGACCCAAAAGGCCTGGCCGACAACTATACAGTTGACGCCACCTGGGTTAACTGGTTTGGAGCCTATTATAAAGGGCGGGACGATATTCAATTTCATTATCAGCAAGTGCATACCACCTATTTTAAAGCAACGCATTATTATACGCGTGCGGTTGAAGATATTACCTACCCGTATCCTAACCTCGCTATATCACACGTGCGTACAGGCTTAGATGGCGACGAACGTTTTCCGGGCCAAACTTTTGAGTTCAGGAGGATGATTGTACTGGTAAAACGCGATGGCACCTGGAAAATTCTTGCCGGGCAAAATGCCAAACTGGAAAAAGGGATAAAATAAATTGAGATGAATAACGATGCTACCACTTTTAAACAAAAACTGAGCCGGGCATACCTATGGCTTGTTCCACCGGTAACTATGGTTGTTGGGTTTGGCATAGCGCCTGTTAGCTATAAAATATACTTACCTGTTTGGTTGCTGAACGCTTGTTTAATAATCCTTTCCGCATACCATCTTGGCCTGCGTAAACTGTGGGCGCAAGGACCATCCGGCAAACAACAAGCTATTACCGCGCTGTTACTATTTATGCCCTGGTTGTTGTTTTCCATGTTCGCTGGCATGGGGCCACCGCCCTCAACGCTGCAGGGCTGGGTTAATACAGCTGCCGAACAGCAAACACGTTATGCTATACTTATAGCAGGCGGCATATTGCTTTTGTTGGGTGCCGCCCTGCTCAAAACGCAATTACAGGCAACCGGCGAAAACCTGTATTCTATACTGGCATTTGCAGCCTTGAGCATCGCAATGCCCCTGTTTATAATCAATATGGCATTCTGGGGTTATTACCTTACCGATGCTTTCCGGGTATTTGCTGCAAACCCGGATGCGAAACGCCCTGAGTTGTACGTTGCCATAAAAAGCTTATTTTATGTAATCAGCGTGGCCGAAGTTATATTGATGTACCTGGGCACCTTCCTTTTTGCGGTGGCGCTCAAAATAACAGGCTCGCTTAGCAAACCTTCAGCGCGTTGGTTTATAGGCTGCAGCTTAATTGCCATTTTGCTGGAACTAATACCTCCTTCCTGGCCGGAGCCCTTTGGTACAGCAGGCTTCCTGGTAGCTATACCCGCCATTCCTTTTGTAATGTATTACCTTATTGGGGTACGCTTACTTGTTCGATGACATAAGGGTACCTTTAGGGTCTCCTTATGCCATGATCATAAGTTGCTAAAACGATCCTTAATTTCACCCCCTTCCTCATCTTCACAAATCCAGATTTTTGCTTAAGGATAAGCATAATCAACATAGGCCTTAAGAAACTCATATTTACGCTTACCTTTGCCAAATGGCCGGCATCTACATACATATCCCCTTTTGCAAACAAGCTTGTCATTACTGCGATTTCCATTTCAGCACATCGCCACAATATAAGGATGAGCTGGTGCAGGCATTGGTAAGCGAAATTAAACTGCAAAAGAATTACCTGAACAGTGAAACAGTTGAGACCATTTACTTTGGCGGCGGCACCCCTTCGGTACTGGCAGCAGACGAAATTCAGCTGCTTATTAATACCATAACAGAACTGCATACCGTTGCCTCAGGTGCCGAAATTACGCTGGAAGCCAACCCGGATGATTTGGATGTGGCCAAAGTAAAGGCGTTTAAACAAACCGATGTAAACCGTTTTAGTATTGGCATCCAATCTTTTTTTGACGAGGATTTAGTTTGGATGAACCGAGCCCACCGGGCCCGCGAATCTGAAACGGCAGTAAAAAGGGTACAGGATGCCGGGTTTGAAAACATTACGGCCGATTTAATTTACGGTTACCCCTTACTCACTGATACCAAATGGAAGCAAAACCTGGATAGGATCTTTGAATTGTCTATCCCACACGTATCCGCTTATTCTATGACGGTAGAGCCGCAAACCGCGCTGGCGGCCTTTATCAGCAAAAAAAAGCAGCCACCCATGAACGATCAGCAAAGCGCCGCCCAGTTTATGGTACTGATGCAGGCCATGGCCGATCATGGTTTTGAGCATTACGAAATATCAAACTTTGCCTTACCGGGTAAATACTCAAAACATAACTCCAACTATTGGCAGGGGGTTAAATACCTGGGCATTGGCCCATCGGCACACTCCTACAATGGCGAGGTTAGGCAGTGGAATATTGCCAATAACGCTAAATACACTAAAGCCATCATAGGCGGCAAAATTCCCGCCGAAACAGAAACCCTTACCGAAGCTAATCGGTTAAACGAATACATCATGACCTCCATCCGTACCATGTGGGGGTTAAGCTTGAACCGGCTAAATGCTATAGCTAAAGGCGCGGCAGATCAACTCCAGGTAGAAGCCCGCGAGTTTTTTGATAAAGAATGGATTACCGAAAAGGATGGTATCATCTATCTGACAGCCACGGGCAAGCTGTATGCCGATAATATAGCTGCCGGTCTCTTCTTCTAATTTACGCTACCCTAAAACGGTGTAAGAAACAGTCTCTCCAAATAAAACCGCTTTCTACAACTGGCCGTATCTTTCAATAAACAATAATTAAAACGTCAAGAGCTCGTGGCGGTTTGGTTATTAAAAACACAAACAATCAGGCGCGAAGGCGCCATTAAAAAATTACAAAAATTACCGAAATGAAAAAAATAATTTTCGCCGCCATTGCATTAGCGACTTTTGCAATAGCCCCCACAGTACAGGCCCAAACCAAAATGGTAGGTGGCGCAGCAATGCATCCAACTAAAAACATTATTGAAAATGCAGTCAATTCAAAAGATCACACCACACTGGTTGCAGCTGTAAAGGCCGCTGGTCTGGTAGAAACATTGTCGTCTGCAGGCCCTTTCACCGTATTTGCACCAACTAACGAGGCTTTTAACAAACTGCCCGCCGGCACAGTTGACAACCTGATTAAGCCAGAAAACAAAACAACCTTAACTAAAATTTTAACATACCACGTTATTGCAGGCAAACTGAGCGCGGCCGACCTATGGGCAAAAGTTAAAGCAGGTATGGGTAAAGCTGAGTTAAGCACCATGAGCGGCGGCAAATTAACCGTTATGGCACAAGGCAAAAAACTATACCTGGTTGACGAAAAAGGCGGTAAATCATGGATCACTATTGCCGATGTTAACCAAAGTAATGGCCTAATTCATGTAGTGAATACTGTTTTAATGCCCCGGTAGATAATTATTACGCCTGCTGTTACATATATTAATAAAAAGGAAACCTGGCAGTAATGTGTCGGGTTTCTTTTTTTTAATCGATTTAAGTAGAAGGCTGATAGTAAATTGAAAAATGTCAAAAGAATTTCAAAAAAACGGTTAAACCTTGAGTGTTTTTTATGGTTAATTAATTTTGCATGTTAATTAATTGTGAAGATGAGCATACTACTTGGCCCCATTGACCGGGTTGATAATATAGGCAAGGAGGATTTTATTAACAACTATTTAAATCCGCGTAAACCGCTGATTATTCGCAAGGCCACCCAAAACTGGCCGGCCTTACAAAAATGGACATTTGAGTACCTGAAAGAAGTTGTTGGCGATAAAACCGTTCCGCTTTATGATAGTTCAAAAGCCGATCCATCAAAAGCGATAAATGCATCGGCCAGCGAGATGAAGTTTGCTGATTATATCAACCTGATACAAAAACAGCCAACTGATTTGCGTATTTTTTTATTCGACCCCATAAAACACGCGCCGAAACTGTTGGATGATTACCGCTCGCCTACCGATTTAATGGGTGGTTTTTTAGATAAATATCCTAACATGTTTTTTGGCGGTGCCGGCTCTGTTACTTTTTTACATTACGATATTGACCTGGCCCACATTTTCCATACCCACTTTAACGGCCGCAAAAAGGTAATTTTGTTTGACCAAAAATGGACTGAAAGGCTATATTGTATCCCCTTTGCCACCT is drawn from Mucilaginibacter ginsenosidivorax and contains these coding sequences:
- a CDS encoding serine hydrolase domain-containing protein encodes the protein MKKTFKSEIYRFAAGTLKLIKIAAFAGILLFAGCGKESAPATKTDNGTGTGTGTGTGTGTGTGSGSGSGTVVDTLTPSKIAVTVLDDEVNTFMTTYNVPSVSVAITKGEKLVYLKAYGTSDKSNGTKAMISDRYRLASLSKQFTSVAIMKLLDQGKIKLDDKVFGDGALLGKTYGTKAYGAHITDITVDELLHHTSGGWGNTVNDPMFSNPGMTAAQLITWTLDNRPLDHVPGTNYDYSNFGYCILGRVIEKITSQTYEEAVKTLVLTPIGITDMTIGGNTFVQKLPKEVTYYGQSGEDPYAYNISRMDSHGGWVATAADLARFLVYIDKFPVRTDILSSTALTTMYTGSTANAAYGCGWAIAGKNYFHQGSLPGTATEQARLDNGFNFVILTNTRSFKVNFDNDLDQIFWKAYAKNPTWATDDLFIK
- a CDS encoding DUF1579 family protein; the encoded protein is MFFTNIAAFAQDKNETGRLAATNENHQLLTSITGSWIFTGKHTFAGSKHKPIEFAGSMVRKALWDNRYFTSEVTGQDIPMPWSNGKLVTLHEMTTEGYDNVKGKFISAYINNEFETGIILLEGSYDPGTKIITYDGETLSPPRGDAPAGAMRKFHVLLKFINDSHYTLEWHESIGGKELFDTVLNFTRQ
- a CDS encoding cupin domain-containing protein, which translates into the protein MKRNTFLQILSVTSAVLASPVSLIAKSYTMLREKAGYKIDAGTDRFQKPINLFDGDTFYTKVSTKDTDGDLYVYESSRVKKGGPNLHLHYNQDEWWYILEGEFVIKVGDKMHHVKPGDSVFGPRGVPHAFSKVGEGVGRMLTTFQPAGKMEECFIAISEGQMKGKPEAEQDEFRKQHGFERVGPPIDILKAF
- a CDS encoding YybH family protein is translated as MKFNSFKLVIVGMCWLYGFKAYSQQTDTTRENPQIRQLIKNYEDAWNRHDPKGLADNYTVDATWVNWFGAYYKGRDDIQFHYQQVHTTYFKATHYYTRAVEDITYPYPNLAISHVRTGLDGDERFPGQTFEFRRMIVLVKRDGTWKILAGQNAKLEKGIK
- the hemW gene encoding radical SAM family heme chaperone HemW; the encoded protein is MAGIYIHIPFCKQACHYCDFHFSTSPQYKDELVQALVSEIKLQKNYLNSETVETIYFGGGTPSVLAADEIQLLINTITELHTVASGAEITLEANPDDLDVAKVKAFKQTDVNRFSIGIQSFFDEDLVWMNRAHRARESETAVKRVQDAGFENITADLIYGYPLLTDTKWKQNLDRIFELSIPHVSAYSMTVEPQTALAAFISKKKQPPMNDQQSAAQFMVLMQAMADHGFEHYEISNFALPGKYSKHNSNYWQGVKYLGIGPSAHSYNGEVRQWNIANNAKYTKAIIGGKIPAETETLTEANRLNEYIMTSIRTMWGLSLNRLNAIAKGAADQLQVEAREFFDKEWITEKDGIIYLTATGKLYADNIAAGLFF
- a CDS encoding fasciclin domain-containing protein, with the protein product MKKIIFAAIALATFAIAPTVQAQTKMVGGAAMHPTKNIIENAVNSKDHTTLVAAVKAAGLVETLSSAGPFTVFAPTNEAFNKLPAGTVDNLIKPENKTTLTKILTYHVIAGKLSAADLWAKVKAGMGKAELSTMSGGKLTVMAQGKKLYLVDEKGGKSWITIADVNQSNGLIHVVNTVLMPR
- a CDS encoding cupin-like domain-containing protein, which produces MSILLGPIDRVDNIGKEDFINNYLNPRKPLIIRKATQNWPALQKWTFEYLKEVVGDKTVPLYDSSKADPSKAINASASEMKFADYINLIQKQPTDLRIFLFDPIKHAPKLLDDYRSPTDLMGGFLDKYPNMFFGGAGSVTFLHYDIDLAHIFHTHFNGRKKVILFDQKWTERLYCIPFATYALEDYDIENPDFEKFPALNGIEGLEAILEHGDTLFMPTGYWHWMKYLDGSFSISLRAWDKSWAIKAKSLYNLTLQRKFDNMMKARFKKDYMDWKEKLAIKRAEKAMFMSKR